TGTACAGTTAAAGActgcctaaataataataacaacttaaaTATAATTTCAACTCTGATTTACAAATAAGTTAGTGCTTGCTATCAATGTGAAAAACGAAAGTCATCACTAAAACTTCGTTGTTTCAGAATATGGCTTTTAAACTTATTAATTTATCATTCACCCCTACAGTACAAGATTAGATAATACAGAAGTTCTAGCATACTCAATGAACTTTTCTTTTATACAGATTTGAAGAGTAAGCCCGGTGAAGACCACTGTGTCCTGCAGCATTCTAATAGGTATCATTACAAATAAAACGGGTCCTCTAAACTGGAAGCTATTTTCTACAACCCCTTGGAGaattaacatgcatttaaaaCGGTATTATTTGCTGTCCAGTACTATGTCCTACTGTTTCTGGTGAAACTATAAAAACAAACGGGTACTCAGCTAATCACTTTAGTTGTGAAAGAATCGGCGATtgtcaagaatatatatattttcgtaTTTTGTATGCATTTGCAATTGTGAATTATAAACTTTAGGGCTACCCACAATATAACATAATTTCCTAAAACATGCGTGCCATTTTGTCTTGTTTGACCCTTTGTAACTGCCCATTTGTAGATCATGCATTGTCATACATTTTATCTTTCCCGCTAATATTTGTTTCATTTGTAAACTGGCCTTCAAagtacattacatttttgttatatcCTATTTTAAACTTCTATgtatttgaattaatttgctttACTTAAACTGCGCTTATGGTAGCAAAGTGCATTTCTAAATGTGAAAATAAGACCCCCATTGCTTAGcaatttgagccattcctggtttcattatgagtttaataagacacacctataTTGGCTGATCAAGGTGGTATTaagacctggaatgggtgaaactgctgtacaaaaggagtcttatttccatccctggtcctGAAACAAATGTGAGTGGGGTACTATTGAAACAGAAAGAAGACATTGATTACCAAGAAATTGATCCTTTAAAATATTACTTAGAAAAGGAAGATTGAATTTAAGTCTGAGCTGTATTAGATTGACCATTTGCTGCAtggttttaatacatgtttatacAGTAGATATGGAATAGATGGATTATTTTCCCCCTAACCATGTGTTCTATTTTTAATGCTCTGTAGTTCAGGCTCATCTGCAGAAGCCGAACTATCAGCCATGATTTCATTTGTGGTAGGACTAACATACAGTTGTAACATGGACTATATCTTGTGAGAGTTCTATTCTGTTTGATTGTTGATTGCAACAGTTTACTTATGTTAATGATTTTGTTAGACATCAAATATGAACCAATCAAAgtaattaattgattaaaaagTTGGTTTGCCATTTGTTTGGATGAATGTTTTCCCCAGCACAATAtctctatttttgtttttgttagatTTGAAACAATATGTTATCTTCTACTTCCACAGATGGGTGTGGTTTAATAGTTGGGTTGTTGATTGAGTGGGTTTGAGTGTCGGATTACCTACTGTGGATTAAAGAAAGAATAGGAAAAGACTATCAATCATCAAGTCCTTGTCAAAAATAGATTTATTCGGTACACGATAAACGCTCATTGTACAGTTTTACAGTAAATTgtatttcctgaaaaaaaaaaacagaatacaaaataatttagaaCACTTCTTACACAGCATTCAGAAATAAGAAAGCTACCTGTGAAATATCTTAAATATGCTTCTTTCATTGCTACAAGTACTAACTAAACGGATGAATTTACAATTAAAATACTATATAAGTACAATTAGCACGATATAATAGGACACATTTTGATAATAAAAGCCTctctattgtttttatttaaatcctCCCACCCCTAAATAAATCATGACATTCTTTTTTGATCTTATTCTTATCTCATTTGTTTGTCTGTAAGAACCAGTTAATGGATTGAAGGGTGAAGAGGACGGCACCCTTGCTCATGAAGTACAGAATCACTGACATCTTTAAAGCTGTTACTACAAATTGCTGCTTATTTTGGCTCCACAGAATTTGTGTCATCACACTTGCAGAATCGCATCCCGTTTTACAAAAAGGAAGACAAATCAAGAGCATAAATTACCAGATCAGTGCCAACTGCAGCAGGCTACAAAACAAGGTTTCTGGGAAGTCGAAGCGGGTAGGATACAGATTCACTGTCAGGTTATTGTGAAGCACCCCTGTGAGGACAGCTTGTATGTGTGAACCTTTTTCAATGTCTCAAAAACCACATTTGAGGCAGTGACTTTATATTCCCATGGATATACCATATAAACCCTGCCTGGCCATGACATTATTATTCTTCCTATTCTAATTTCTAGTGCCGTTAACTTTTGTCAAATTTTCTGCTTCTGTTACAGTATCTTGCTTCAGTCTTGTCTAATGTTTTAACTCTTAACAGTGTTCCAAAAGGCGTTAGAAAAGTCTAGCATGTTACATGTTTTGCAGATTGAGCAGTACTACAATGCCTTGTTTTTAATCATCCGTTTAGGGTGGACAGTTCCTTACAGAGCTCGCACCCCTGTGTAGAATAACATGCATGGATGGAGAGGAATATACTGTTTTTAGGTAAGACCTGCAGAATTTAACCATTTTGAGAACTAATAGTTAGCACTTTGCATTTGtaagttgtaaaacaaacaaaccaaaaaataatctGCAATTATGACACTTAAATTAAAGGTGGCATATAGGGTGGTGTGTTAAGggcaagaaaagaaaaacatatgaAGATAAAtactatctttttttttcccccccagttgTATCAGAGGACGCCTGTTAGAAGTCAATGAGGACATTCTTATGAATCCTAGTCTATTACAGGAAAAGGTAAATGCATGAAATCTTAGATAACTTACCATATTTGTTTGTTTCCAAATGGTATGAGGTTTGAGCCATTCTTAAGGCAGTTGATAAAGGCTAACAAAAAAGGTGTGTGCCTGCATGTATTTTATATGTTAATGTTATACACCATATGCAGATTGAGCAGTACTACAATGCCTTGTTTTTAATCATCCGTTTAGGGTGATTAaaaacaagggcagcagtgtggagtagtggttagggctctggactcttgaccggaggatcgtgtgttcaatccccagtggggacactgctgctgtacccttgagcaaggtactttacctagattgctccagtaaaaaaaaaaaaaaaaaaaaaaacaacccaactgtataaatgggtaattgtatgtaaaaaaaataatgtgatatcttgtaacaattgtaagtcgccctggataagggcgtctgctaagaaataaaataaataataaatatacatggaAAGTCTGATCGGTCATGGAGAACCATTATGTATTCTGTTGATACttttattagtttaatttaaAAGACAGATTCATGTACAAATGGTGGAATCAGGAATTTGCATTCCCAGCAAGGGATAATAATGTATGTGGCTTTTACCTACAATAAATAATACTAGTTTTTAATCTCTTCTTTTTTGACTCACCAGCCATCCACAGAAGGCTACATTGCGGTTGTGTTGCCTAAATTTGAAGAAAGTAAAAGTGTAACCCAGGGACTGCTGACCCAGACAGAGTATGAAGATATTCTTTCTAAAAGAAGGAGCACAACCCCTGAGCCATGCTCATGAAGGGACAGCAGGCTGGGCTGCCTGTCTTTCACAGCTGGAGAAGTACTAGGAGCTACGTGTAGAGCAAATAGCTCCTGGTTGTTTACTGGCTTTAACAACAGAGCCTTTAAAGGCTAGTATTGTAGTAAGGACTAAACAAGGAGAGGCACTGGGGTTTATTCAGTTGGTGTAAATACTGGTATTGTTTGAGTTTAAATGTCTTGGTACACAGAGAGCCCTATTCTGTTGAAGTGGCTGTATTCAGATCCACCACTGTCTTTGAAAGAAGTTGTGGATTTGTATGTTATCGTAAAAGTTATTTTGATTGGCGTCTGGCAACCACAATTGGTGTGAAAAGCTGTTCTTTGTTTCAGTTTAAGAAAGCAGGCAACACTTGGTTTGAGGATTAATGAATTAagagttttatttgaaaaatataattttacagGTTAATTGttagagaaatgtaaaaaaaaaaaatctgtctttacaggaaaaataaatataagtCCTCTACGCTACCATCGCGTTCAGTAGTTTATCCATGCTTTTCATATTCTACCCAGTCACATAGTACCAAATCAGCAGCCCCAGTGATGTTTTCATGATCAGTAAGCTAAAGCTCCTTTGGCTTGGGTAGGAGATCATTAACCCTCTCATTATTTGGCTGTCATTTTCAGGGCTtatacagtacaacgtcgcatatccgaccccctgtggactggggtataggcggatatgtgaaaaagtcagttttgcgaacatctatagaagcATTTACGCATCCAttaataggttagtgaacaaaaacatgcaaactgctttaaacatggggacattttttctttaaaagtaagcaagcgtaaacgagattaattaggctacaaatacagtgTTGCTAGGTGGTTTGCTGTAAGCCATCTCcatgaaaagctttaaaaaaaaaaaaaaaaaaaaaaaaaacagtaaatgtacattAACCTGCACCTAATGTCTTCTTtattaactctagaagtccctgcctccctggttctgctttcttaacaTCTATCACGGTACTTTGCactcttgatattgccaacagctgataagcagctcggtttgaatactgcttcggctattttaaacaaacggccggtaagcattgtGTTTATGAAGCTCGCTTTGCTTAATTCaagtagcctacttttaatatttatttatttagcgaggcggttaattgatcagggcggttatgtgatgGTCGGATATGTGACGTTCCTCTGTTATTTATCATTTTGAAATTCTCAGCACAACAGAAATACACAGTATTTATAGATGTCATCACAAGGTTGCAAACAACCCTATGGTATTAAAAGTTGACAATATAATTTTCCTTAGGTGGTGAGATGTAGGGgtttattttaattagaaaataGTTGCTTGACCTAGTTCCAAGAATAAAATCAGAATAGCATTTAATCTCTCTTCTATATACAGTACTTCACAATACAGGGTCAGACCTACATAAGAAAGTCTTAAAGGTgtgtttttgatttttgtatacaAGTTATTCAACAATAAAAGGATTAATAGTTCAGTGCTCATATATGTTTTAGATTACAGAGAGAAttgtctttttcttctttcttaaaACAGCAGTGGTTCACTACATACAATATGTCTGACATCTCCAGTTTCTGTGCTTATACAGCCAGTCTATAGCAGCTTCTTTGGATCTGTAGTTTTGTTAAGACTTTCACCCAGGTATTTGTCAGATTAAACATTTAAGCGCAAAATAGCAGTTTGTAGATTGTATCAAAACATCATTTAAACTCCACTGGTTTCAATGTGATTACTTCAAGTACCATACAATGTTTTACAGCAGTTCCCAAACAAAGACCTTCAGTGGGGGCGTCGCCTGGCTCTTTATTGTACTGTCTCTATAAAATTAGATGCCACTGAATTTAGAATCTAAAGTGAATTAACAATTTTGTAAATCAGCCAGCTCAGTGAATACGCTATatgttttgttaaacaaacaaacaaaagcagctAACAGTACACAGTAATACAAGTTAAAGCAAGCTGCAAATAAGTTATATTATCAGAAATGTAAATGGCTTGTTATTCTGCACAGAGGTCTATGGGCCTGTATTACCAACTTCCAGCAATTTACAGTAGCAAAGGTAATCGTTTATAACAAAATATGGGGCAATATATGTTGCTATTAGCCTTACTTAATCCTTTTAAAGCCCCTTCTCCCCAACCAAATACCCATTATAGTCAGTTACTAACAACAATTAGTTGCACTGCGCTTTGCAAATACTCtttaaaaattaataattttAAACACTATTTTGTACAAGTAGTATAAGGTATGTGTAACTATATGAGATACTAAGTAATTGAACCAAAAAAGCATGAAGTTTGGGAACCGCTGACCCATTAGAGATAACACACAGCAATACTGATTAAAAGGATAGCACTGCCAGTTCAAGGTGATCTGTTTATCCATGTGACTGGGGTGGTGTCAGGGATGCTCTTGTTAAGGATTCCAGTACACGTCACAACAGAAAGGAGGGTCCTTCTGTCCTATGCAGGTGTGCTGCTACTTGCTCTCCAGGAAGGTGAGGTTTGCCATGTGGTGCTCCAGAGATTTCACTCCAAAGCCATTGCCATTCTTTCCACTGAGACCGTCTTCATGAACCGGGGTCTGGAGTGGAGTCTCTCTCCAGCTCTGGGGGGATCCCAAGCTGCTCTGCTCACacttgtactgtaaaaaaaagttttcaagaTAGGCATTTGAAGGACTTGTTAACATCACTTACTATGAGCAGATCTGAACCACATTAGAGGCCCTTCCCACGTGACACATTTTCAGCCTGAACCTCAGTATGTGTTCTTAAGCACAAGTTAAATTCAGCAGACATACAGTAGCAGTTACATATTTCATCAGAAATAAATCATTCAGATCTTTAATTTATACAAACTTGGATTCATAACCCTCTAGTGGCCCTGGTGGTAATTAAATATAAACACATGATATCGATACAAGTGCAACAGAGTTCAGACAAACAGTATTCCATCAATAATCTCAATCTCTGCATGTGTGTTGCCTTTCTTCAAGATGTCATTTACTTTTGTTTCTTCAGGTAGCTATCCACAggtagcaaactttttttttttttgcatgtggtGTTAGAGTATCTAGCAGTCTTAATGGCTATACCCTAGTTTTCTCATTAGGTTCAGTCCTGTAGAGAGTAGTTGCTCTATTTTAATCATTTAAGTTGGCAGAAGTTTCTATCAAGGCTTGACCACAGCTTCCCTCTCTGATTGCAAGCTCGCAACCTAGTACAATGCAATAGAATACAAAGGTCTGAGCTGGCCTAGCAGTGCCAGGTGATGACAGGCAGGTATCGTTAGTGGCTGTGCTTAGCCATTCTGTGGCATATCAAGGTCAATGATTAAAAACCTAAATGGTTATTTAATTTACTCTATCAATGCAGTATTGTACATAGAAATAGCAGGAGACAAATATGCTTGCACTTAAACCAAAGAAACTTACTTCAGAATTCTAGTAGCAGTGTCACCAGTCACTGCTAATGCCTGTGTTTGAATCTTACCTTTTTGATTAGTTTATTGCAAAGAGGAAGAATATAGACAACTACTGTCAAGATACTTTTGGTATTCTGAATAGATGAATCCACCTGCAAGACAATCAAGTATTTAAATTCACATTTTACTTTACAtttctaacaaagacactttctttaaaataaaaaataaaagttgtacacattattatcatatttaaaaaatacacaatgcAATCCCAACAATAAAATAACCTAATTTCAAATAAACCTTCCAAATTCATACTTTTAGTTCTTAAAAATCTGTCATGCATTACAACGCACCACTTTACAAATGCTTCCATTAGCAGATTCAGCTGCTGTTTCATTTCCTCTGCGGCTTCTATGGACAAACTAATCAGTCAGTATCTAGCCCTAAATCCAGTTAGTGTCAAGTATGAGATGGAAACAAGATCGATAGAAAGTACCAGAGGGCAGTGTTGGTATATAAACGTTATCAAACGAGGTTTCCCAGATATCTGACAAGCAATCTAATTCATTGAGTCCAACATCCACAATTGAATTAGACTGCATTTATAAACTAGCCCTCAGTTACAAAGCTGCAGACACATAGATCTGCTTCTCGTAGCAATCAAGATAATTTGAAAATTAAATGTCAACCCAATTTAAAAATTCACAGTGAAAGTGTTTTAAACCAACATGAGGAGATGGGGAAATAATCTTATTTTGATGTTACCCAATGCAATTTGTATTCCCCACTAGGGGTGCTAGGTTCagtttaatttaatacatttttaaacttttaaaaatacatagtttaaacgttaaaataaaaacattttgaaaagacgctgtttaaggaggggggggggggggggggggggtagtatgCGATCCAATGACAATGATGCCATGTGACAAAGGAAGGaagtaataaaaaagaaaccaaaaaaaacaaaaaaaactgggtAGCCGTTATTTGCAGACACACGCTTCTTAATATTTCACCTGCGCATTTTTTACAAAGTTTAGACGattaagcaaattaaaaacactttacttgacgtttaaactctaaatgatttgcacccctatTCCACACTTGGGGTGTATCAGTAACACAGCGTACTGGGGGTAGATCCAGCCTGTCTGTCTCACTCTATCCAATTGGAATGAAATGTTCTTTAAACACAAGATATTGAGAGGATGACAATCTGTGGACTACAGTTGGGGTTTAATTCCGTTTTTCAATtctaattcctttttaaaatctattccaTGTCCATTACcatttcccttttaatcaattccaacacatcattgatcaaaattgcaaataacagcattctgttaaaacaaGCTTCTCAAAGTGgtaacaaattacttaaattgaattaaactggcttcaaacaaaagcagttgaacaatcacaacaatgatTATGACTCGGAAATATTAATTCCAAtttctttgaaggaattggaattgggaattgattttaaaatggaactACAACTGAAAAACAAGCATTGACCCCGACCTTCTGTGTGGATATACTGAAGCACGTTTAGGTATGGCAGGtctgatttgtattttcagtgttcacgcaagtgccttttttcagtccaagaaaaatacaaaaatcctCTGAATTGATTTTAATAGAGGAGTACCTTGAGGAAAGTCGAATTTTTGCCTTGCACAGGCATTCTAGCTGTTATCTGCAGTTGCTGACAcaaggcttccagcttctctgTCTCTGCTGTAAAGATGGCTTTCTCATCATCTCCCAGCTGAAGGACAAGTGTACACAAATGTGCAAAATGATTAGAATACCAGCAGTTTTAACCAGCAAATCATTTTGTAACTGCACAGTTTCAACAAAAATATACCAAACACAATCCAATCACATGCACACTTACAGGCAAATCCAGAGGTGAAGCAGCATGTTTACAAGGGTGCCCTAGGAGAACCCACTACAGCACCACATACTGTGTTAGGTATACACAATCATGaaagcattactgaaactatacAGTGAATACAAATAAACCCGCCCTCCTTATGCAATGTCATTTGAAAAGAACCTATGGTCAAATTATTGATAAGGCcaaaggttaaaacaatgtggcagtgttACTGGACAACCCCTTTGAACTTGACAGAGGTGACCCTACTGTAGAATACAGCTCTGTATCAACAATGAAGACAAGATCTCAAAATGCGCAGCCTCCATCTTTTTGTTTCCTGCCACAAAGATTTCATTTTCTTTGCACGATACCCACAATCAAACAACCTAGAGAACCACAGAATACAGGCGTGTACACATGTATATTTGGTTACAGGTCAAAGCAAAGGGTACTGTTACATTTTATTACCATACTAAAACAAATGAAGTAAGCTACTGAAATGGTTTATTAGAAGCTGTTGAAAAAGCAGCAATGAAGGcatgtttattaaaacacagggtTGCTAAAATACCAAAACATTATGACGAATGAAGgaatttaaaattacatttacacaGAAACAGGCTACTGTTGCATTAAAGCGTTTCAATTTGTATCACCCACACTGCATATTTTCATAGTCTGACTCCCCGATACCATTAATTTCTCACTCCTCacatttgttacaaaatacatttggCTTAACCAGCCATTAATCTATGTCAAGAACAGGTATTTAATTAAACATTGCTTGAAGGGCTTGAGCTGAACTCCATATTCACCATGTCTGGCTTGGAAAAAtgtaactaaacaaaaaacaattttgtCTGGGTCGTGGTTTCAATTTTCATTTATTATCGTACCTGAGCTGAGAAAGCCTGGAGTGAAGAAAATAATTTGAAGCCCTCTTCGGCAAACACCTGTAGAATACACAAACAAATGAACAAGCTTGAACACATCTAGATAATGTATTCAGTGCGTTCTGTACTTCTGTTTGTACTGCAGCCACCTGGCATCCCATGTGGAACAGTGGTATTGAAGCCCATTGATTTTAGCCCGTACAAACAccctcaacaaaaaaacaaagaaacattttgGATTCACAGTGAAGTCAATTCGTTTAAGAAACTGATGCATCTGTCTGCAGTTTGACTGAATGGCCActcaattctaaaacaaataataataataataataatgttttaaatcaTACACCAAACACAATTTGACATCCATGgcacttttttgtatttttattttatttagcaattattttacagggTTTAAAATTTACTGACACTGACAGGCTGGATCTGATCCTCCAGAAGCAGCCACCTGTATAAATATTAACATCTTTCTTGGCTTAAAAAAATTATaccaacgtttcggtatgtttaacatgcctTCGTCAGGGTAAAGTGCGTTCAAAAACAAACATTGgcggtatttataggcttttgatgccacggtaaccacacatttatttatctttagctaatga
The Acipenser ruthenus chromosome 3, fAciRut3.2 maternal haplotype, whole genome shotgun sequence genome window above contains:
- the LOC117394416 gene encoding protein Abitram-like, translated to MKKQTSMATENQQGASSVVARYYTRWYKTDLKSKPGEDHCVLQHSNRICVITLAESHPVLQKGRQIKSINYQISANCSRLQNKVSGKSKRGGQFLTELAPLCRITCMDGEEYTVFSCIRGRLLEVNEDILMNPSLLQEKPSTEGYIAVVLPKFEESKSVTQGLLTQTEYEDILSKRRSTTPEPCS